The DNA window CCCCAAGCTGCACGGTCATGTTGAGCGTCAAACGCGCTATCATCAGCAAGTCCCGCCAACCGCCGAAGCTCCGCATAGAATTGCGGTTCGATGCTGCCGATCGAGATAAACTTACCGTCCGATGTCTCGTAAGTGTCGTAGAAATGCGCGCCAGTGTCGAGCATGTTTGCGCCCTGTTCCTCCGACCAAACACCCATATTGGCCATGCCGTGAATCATGCCCATCAGCGCAGCAGTGCCATCGGTCATCGCGCAATCGATCACCTGCCCTTCTCCGCCGCGAGCAACGTTCAGCAAGGCCGATGACATGCCGAATGCAAGCATCATCCCACCGCCGCCGAAATCGCCGACCATATTGATCGGCGGGGTAGGTTTCTCGCCCTTGCGCCCAAAATGCGCGAGCGCACCGGCCAGTGCGATATAGTTGATATCGTGACCCGCCGCTTGGGCATAGGGCCCAGTTTGGCCCCAGCCGGTCATCCGACCGTAAACCAGTTTGGGATTGTCTGTCAGTAATGCATCAGGACCAAGACCCAACCGCTCCATCACACCAGGTCGGAAGCCTTCTATAATCCCGTCGGCACTGGCGCAAAGTTTGCGTGCCAAAGCGACGCCTTCTTCGGATTTCAGATTGATCGCAATGCTCTTGCGCCCGCGCGCCAACACATCTTTGGTGCTAAGCGGGGTCGAGCCGCCACGGCCGCCAGATGCCCGGTCGATCCGGATCACTTCTGCGCCGTGATCAGCCAGCATCATTCCGCAAAACGGACCGGGACCGATCCCGGCAAATTCAACGATGCGAATTCCCTGTAGCGGTCCCGGCATCTAGACTACTTACCCGTCCAATTAGGCGTGCGCTTCTCAGCGAAGGCCAGCGAACCTTCGCGTGCATCAGCGGACATAAATACCTGCGGCAACAATTCAGCCTGTTTGGCGTAGCGTTCTTCCAACGCCCAGCCGCGCGACTCTTCCATGATTTGCTTGGATACACGCACCGCAGTCGGGCCGTTTGCTGTGATCGAAGCAGCCAGTTCCTTCGCCGCCGATAGCGCATCACCTTCAGTAATCCGGTTGATCATACCGAGTTCGTAAGCGCGCTGAGCGGTGATGAAATCGCCGGTTAGCGCCAATTCCATCGCCACCTTGTGCGGGATCAGATCAGGCAGAACCATCAATCCGCCAGCTGCAGCCGCAAGGCCTCGCTTGGCTTCCGGAATTCCGAATTTTGCTTTGCTGTTGGCCACCACCAGATCGCAAGCAATCATCAATTCAAGTCCGCCTGCGAGCGCATAGCCTTCAACCGCAGCAATCAATGGTTTGGCCGGTTTCTGTTCAGTCAAACCG is part of the Pontixanthobacter gangjinensis genome and encodes:
- a CDS encoding CaiB/BaiF CoA transferase family protein; protein product: MPGPLQGIRIVEFAGIGPGPFCGMMLADHGAEVIRIDRASGGRGGSTPLSTKDVLARGRKSIAINLKSEEGVALARKLCASADGIIEGFRPGVMERLGLGPDALLTDNPKLVYGRMTGWGQTGPYAQAAGHDINYIALAGALAHFGRKGEKPTPPINMVGDFGGGGMMLAFGMSSALLNVARGGEGQVIDCAMTDGTAALMGMIHGMANMGVWSEEQGANMLDTGAHFYDTYETSDGKFISIGSIEPQFYAELRRLAGLADDSAFDAQHDRAAWGPLKDKLTTLFKSKTRDQWNAIMEHTDVCYAPVLTMSEAKEHPHNVARGTFIKVAGDLQPAPAPRYSGTQTTKPSPAPMPGDDTDAILETLGISEADRSALRDAGTIA
- a CDS encoding crotonase/enoyl-CoA hydratase family protein, producing the protein MTQEVLTQEEGGILIITINRPEAKNAMTKAASEAIAAALDRLDAEDHLRVGILTGAGGTFCSGMDLKGFLKGERPSVEGRGFGGLTEQKPAKPLIAAVEGYALAGGLELMIACDLVVANSKAKFGIPEAKRGLAAAAGGLMVLPDLIPHKVAMELALTGDFITAQRAYELGMINRITEGDALSAAKELAASITANGPTAVRVSKQIMEESRGWALEERYAKQAELLPQVFMSADAREGSLAFAEKRTPNWTGK